From the genome of Muricauda sp. SCSIO 64092, one region includes:
- a CDS encoding SusC/RagA family TonB-linked outer membrane protein has product MNQLKISVFHKKRAWPCFCLFLFLLSSGSIVQAQDNVRVEGTILAEDGTPLPGANVIEKGVANGVQSDFDGNFVINVSNRNAVLSISYIGFVAQEIALNGQTTIEVVLREDTEQLDEVVVIGYGTTTKKDLVSSVAQVKSDVLEKQPVVRLDQALQGRATGVAVTSNNGTPGAGSTIRIRGNSSINGNNAPLYVVDGFITGTDFNLNNLNVNDIQSVEILKDATALSIYGTRGAAGVILVTTKNGKGISQAKPKITLNHYTSVQETANQIEILGGQGYVDYINESGQFVPGDDGFGAIDPDLPLQFDGSDIPDTDWLDIISQTGFVTNTDLSIAGSSENSNYYVALNHFDQKGVVRASGIERYTLRTNIDVRPSERFNFGLRFNGSHFKRENNKVSYSGIVTSVLPIRAVYDEDGNFTGTNPISSSTERNPVADIELRVDHTLVTNMLANVYGEYKLFKNFTLRSTFGAELTYTKNNDFRPGLLPERVIAGNGGFASVETNFQQNLLNENTFNYDLDLGKHVIKFLGGFTWQKNTAESALSEANQIPLDALSFNELSLGDPLQNVVNSGYNQRTLTSFLGRVNYSFNSKYLLTLVGRYDGSSVFEEGEKYAFFPSVGVAWNIDQENFLINSETINRLKIRGSYGIVGEQGVSTYNSLPIYEVVNTVFNNQLTNGVLPDRIPSDGLKWETTRQLDIGLELGLFKNRLSLEVDYYNKKTEDLLLGTDIAAQAGGGTQLQNIGSVRNQGFEIGLNTINIDKPNFKWESQITISANRSEVLELDGRDFIGIQSTGSQGGSSARLIVGERLPVFVGLNYLGTYKTAQEIIDDGREGLSFIGGPRFENLDDNPVWNNEDVQILGTPEPDFFGGIRNTFTYKNLSLDLFFHGQYGNEIFNIRSQTAFFGRGDRNLDPIVLNRWREGVNETSDIPRAGASTNLFNPNSSVNIEDGSFLRLRQATLSYDVPMENSTLKNTFNRLNVYLTGTNLWLLSDFRLGDPEVNGITDNRGTDSVSQGFAGGVYPYARSFTLGVILEF; this is encoded by the coding sequence ATGAATCAACTAAAAATCAGCGTTTTTCATAAAAAACGCGCATGGCCATGTTTTTGCCTTTTTCTTTTTTTATTAAGTTCCGGCAGTATCGTACAAGCTCAAGATAATGTCAGGGTCGAAGGTACAATTTTGGCTGAAGACGGTACGCCTTTACCGGGAGCAAACGTTATAGAAAAAGGGGTGGCCAATGGGGTACAATCGGATTTTGATGGAAATTTTGTGATCAATGTCTCCAATCGGAATGCAGTACTTTCCATTTCTTATATTGGTTTTGTTGCCCAGGAAATTGCATTGAACGGACAAACCACCATTGAAGTAGTACTTAGGGAAGATACCGAACAATTGGACGAAGTGGTGGTCATTGGTTACGGTACTACAACAAAGAAGGATTTGGTGTCTTCAGTGGCACAGGTAAAATCCGACGTACTTGAAAAACAGCCCGTTGTAAGGCTGGATCAAGCCCTTCAAGGTAGGGCAACCGGGGTTGCGGTAACTTCCAATAATGGTACCCCTGGGGCCGGTTCTACCATTAGAATTCGAGGTAACAGCTCCATTAATGGCAATAATGCGCCCCTTTATGTGGTGGATGGTTTTATTACAGGTACCGATTTTAACCTTAACAACCTTAATGTCAATGACATTCAATCGGTAGAAATATTAAAAGATGCTACGGCCCTTTCCATTTACGGTACCAGGGGTGCTGCCGGAGTTATATTGGTGACTACCAAAAATGGTAAGGGCATTTCGCAGGCCAAGCCCAAAATTACCCTGAACCATTACACCAGTGTTCAGGAAACCGCCAATCAAATTGAAATCTTGGGCGGTCAAGGTTATGTCGACTATATCAACGAGTCCGGGCAGTTTGTTCCCGGTGATGATGGTTTTGGTGCCATTGATCCGGATTTGCCCTTGCAATTTGACGGAAGCGACATCCCGGATACCGATTGGCTTGATATAATTTCGCAAACGGGCTTTGTGACCAATACGGACCTATCCATTGCAGGTAGCTCTGAAAACAGTAACTATTATGTTGCGCTCAATCATTTTGATCAAAAAGGCGTTGTTAGGGCATCGGGTATTGAAAGATATACCTTAAGGACCAATATTGATGTGCGGCCCAGTGAACGATTCAATTTCGGACTTCGCTTTAACGGTTCACATTTCAAGCGGGAAAACAATAAAGTATCCTATTCAGGAATCGTTACATCAGTTTTACCGATCAGGGCCGTTTATGACGAAGATGGAAATTTTACGGGAACCAATCCAATCAGTTCTTCAACGGAGCGAAACCCTGTTGCCGATATAGAGCTACGGGTAGATCATACCCTGGTCACCAATATGTTGGCCAACGTCTATGGTGAATACAAGCTCTTCAAAAACTTTACGCTAAGGAGCACCTTCGGTGCCGAACTTACGTACACAAAAAACAATGATTTTCGGCCAGGTTTATTGCCTGAACGTGTTATAGCCGGCAATGGAGGGTTTGCCAGTGTTGAAACCAACTTTCAACAAAACTTGTTGAACGAGAATACCTTCAATTATGATTTGGATTTGGGAAAACACGTTATAAAGTTTTTGGGCGGTTTTACCTGGCAAAAAAACACTGCTGAAAGTGCGTTATCAGAAGCTAACCAAATTCCTCTGGATGCCCTTTCGTTTAACGAACTCTCGTTGGGAGACCCTTTGCAAAATGTGGTAAACTCAGGATACAACCAAAGGACCCTTACCTCGTTTCTTGGCCGGGTAAATTATAGTTTTAACAGTAAGTATTTATTGACCTTGGTTGGCAGGTATGATGGTTCATCGGTTTTTGAAGAGGGTGAAAAATATGCTTTTTTCCCGTCGGTGGGTGTGGCATGGAACATAGACCAGGAAAACTTTTTAATCAATTCTGAAACCATCAACAGATTAAAAATCAGGGGCAGTTATGGTATTGTTGGCGAGCAGGGGGTGAGTACGTACAATTCATTGCCCATTTACGAAGTGGTCAATACCGTGTTCAACAACCAGTTGACCAATGGAGTTTTACCTGATAGAATCCCCAGTGATGGGCTTAAATGGGAAACCACAAGACAATTGGACATTGGCCTGGAACTGGGCCTTTTTAAGAATCGCTTAAGCCTAGAGGTCGATTATTACAATAAAAAGACCGAGGATCTACTGCTTGGAACGGACATTGCCGCCCAAGCTGGGGGTGGTACCCAATTGCAGAATATAGGATCGGTCAGGAATCAAGGATTTGAAATTGGATTGAACACGATAAATATTGATAAGCCTAATTTTAAATGGGAATCGCAAATAACGATATCTGCCAACAGAAGCGAAGTGCTTGAACTGGATGGAAGGGACTTTATCGGTATTCAAAGTACAGGGAGTCAGGGAGGTAGCTCTGCCCGGTTGATTGTGGGCGAACGTTTGCCGGTATTTGTCGGGCTTAATTATTTGGGTACCTATAAAACAGCCCAGGAAATTATTGATGATGGTCGGGAAGGACTTTCCTTTATAGGTGGCCCCCGATTCGAGAATTTGGATGACAACCCCGTATGGAACAATGAGGATGTACAAATTCTTGGTACGCCCGAGCCCGATTTCTTCGGGGGTATCAGAAATACGTTCACCTACAAAAATCTATCACTTGACCTATTCTTTCATGGTCAATATGGCAATGAGATTTTTAATATCAGATCCCAAACCGCATTTTTTGGTCGGGGAGACCGGAATCTAGATCCCATTGTGCTAAATAGATGGCGGGAAGGTGTTAATGAAACATCGGACATTCCACGTGCCGGTGCGTCCACAAACTTGTTCAACCCTAACAGTAGCGTTAATATCGAAGATGGCTCCTTCTTAAGGTTGCGGCAAGCCACCTTAAGTTATGATGTTCCCATGGAGAATTCAACATTGAAAAATACTTTTAATCGATTGAATGTCTACCTCACAGGAACCAATCTCTGGTTACTCTCTGATTTTAGATTGGGAGATCCGGAGGTGAACGGCATTACCGATAACAGAGGAACCGACTCGGTCTCGCAAGGTTTTGCCGGAGGGGTTTATCCTTATGCAAGGTCGTTTACTCTAGGTGTTATTTTGGAATTTTAA